A window of Solanum stenotomum isolate F172 chromosome 3, ASM1918654v1, whole genome shotgun sequence contains these coding sequences:
- the LOC125860854 gene encoding ferric reduction oxidase 4-like has translation MGSKTILNGFVLLVFVGWLFIWVMLPTPTYKNSWTPHLLINLDSTYFREQGINLLLFTFPIMLIAAVSCVYLHLYSKSTSDHSSTNKGREYFASWRRPRLVMESLGIVNAVELIFAAMFTLLLIWSLANYIYISYGNLHMHNPAEKVWMAKFRSVALRLGYIGNVCYAFLFFPVTRLSSILPLVGLTSESSIKYHIWLGHISMALAVLHSVGFVIYYAVSNQMIEMIEWSSSYVSNVAGEIATLVAIAMWITSLYKIRRKMFDLFFYTHQLYTLYIIFYLLHVGVAYTCMILPGIFLFLIDRYLRFLQSKRSARLISARLLPCSTFELTFSKNPALTYNPTSILFVNVPSVSKLQWHPFTIVSSSNLETDKLSVVIKCMGSWSQKLEKQLSSSPDRLQISTEGPYGPSSSHFLSRECLVMVSGGSGITPMISIFRELIYRSTLQPNTKVPKVILITSFKNTTDLTMLDLLLPIFTTPSDISNLDFQIEAYITRENEPQQHDHSNLELTAKSKQQLIVFKQNPKDSPISAALGKSSWLWLGAIITSSFFMFLLLLGLVTRYSIYPIERDGKLYHYSAKIIWDMFLACASIFIGTSVIFMWQKRENEIEGKQIQNVEIPTNPTNSPVGNLCGTERELESLPHQSIVQATKVHYGARPDLKRILFGCKASDVGVVVCGPKSMRHEVANICASGLAQNLHFESISFNW, from the exons ATGGGGAGCAAGACTATTTTGAATGGTTTTGTGTTGTTGGTGTTTGTTGGATGGCTTTTCATATGGGTAATGTTACCTACACCTACTtacaaaaattcatggactccTCATCTACTAATCAACCTCGACTCTACATATTTCAGGGAACAAG GGATAAATCTTCTTTTATTTACATTTCCCATAATGTTGATAGCTGCTGTGAGCTGTGTCTATCTTCATCTTTATAGCAAGTCAACTTCTGATCACAG TAGTACTAATAAAGGGCGAGAATATTTTGCTTCATGGAGACGGCCACGGCTCGTAATGGAATCTCTTGGAATTGTAAACGCCGTTGAACTTATTTTCGCTGCTATGTTTACCCTTCTTCTTATTTGGTCTTTAGCCAACTACATCTATATCAGCTATGGTAATCTTCATATGCACAATCCCGCCGAAAAAGT GTGGATGGCGAAGTTTAGAAGTGTAGCATTGAGGCTTGGGTACATTGGGAATGTTTGCTATGCGTTTTTGTTTTTCCCAGTGACTCGATTGTCGTCAATTTTGCCGCTGGTGGGGCTAACTTCGGAATCAAGCATCAAATATCACATATGGCTAGGCCATATATCTATGGCCCTTGCAGTTCTTCATAGTGTTGGATTTGTCATATACTATGCTGTCTCTAATCAAATGATAGAG ATGATAGAATGGAGCAGTTCGTACGTATCGAACGTAGCTGGAGAAATAGCGACTTTGGTTGCAATAGCAATGTGGATTACAAGTTTGTACAAGATAAGGAGAAAGATGTTTGATCTATTCTTCTACACACATCAACTATATACTCTCTACATCATCTTCTACCTTTTGCATGTTGGAGTTGCCTACACATGCATGATCCTACCTGGGATTTTTCTCTTCCTTATTGATCGATACTTAAGATTTTTACAGTCTAAAAGAAGTGCTAGATTAATTTCTGCACGACTTTTACCTTGTAGCACTTTTGAACTCACCTTTTCCAAGAATCCAG CATTAACGTACAACCCTACAAGCATCTTGTTTGTGAACGTGCCAAGTGTATCCAAGTTGCAATGGCATCCATTTACTATTGTTTCAAGCAGTAATTTGGAGACAGATAAACTAAGTGTTGTAATTAAATGCATGGGAAGTTGGagtcaaaaattagaaaaacagCTTTCTTCTTCTCCAGATCGTCTTCAAATATCAACAGAGGGACCCTATGGGCCTTCATCATCTCATTTCTTAAG TCGAGAATGCTTGGTGATGGTTAGTGGAGGAAGTGGAATTACTCCCATGATTTCAATATTTCGAGAGCTCATTTACAGAAGTACACTTCAACCAAACACCAAAGTACCAAAAGTCATCCTAATTACATCCTTCAAGAACACAACTGATCTCACAATGCTTGATCTCTTGCTTCCAATCTTCACAACTCCTTCCGATATCTCCAATTTAGATTTCCAAATCGAAGCCTATATCACTAGAGAAAACGAACCACAACAACATGATCATAGCAACCTGGAATTAACTGCCAAGTCTAAACAACAACTAATAGTGTTCAAACAAAATCCGAAAGACTCTCCTATTTCAGCAGCACTGGGGAAAAGCAGCTGGCTCTGGCTTGGCGCGATAATTACTTCGTCATTCTTCATGTTTCTCCTTTTGTTAGGCCTCGTTACGCGTTACTCCATATATCCAATTGAACGCGATGGGAAATTGTATCATTACAGCGCGAAAATTATTTGGGATATGTTTTTGGCTTGTGCTTCGATATTTATTGGCACTAGCGTTATTTTTATGTGGCAAAAAAGGGAGAATGAAATTGAAGGGAAACAAATTCAGAATGTGGAAATTCCTACTAATCCTACAAATTCACCTGTTGGTAATTTATGTGGTACGGAAAGGGAGCTGGAAAGCCTTCCTCATCAGTCAATTGTGCAAGCTACAAAGGTGCATTATGGTGCTAGACCTGATCTAAAAA GAATACTTTTTGGTTGCAAAGCATCAGACGTTGGAGTTGTAGTTTGTGGGCCAAAGAGCATGAGACATGAGGTTGCCAATATATGTGCTTCTGGCTTGGCACAAAACCTACATTTTGAGTCTATCAGCTTTAATTGGTGA
- the LOC125858275 gene encoding uncharacterized protein LOC125858275 isoform X1 → MLSTVSPKVAKSINPELSWKSVTKGRRSRRTVARRLNEGVKVMNKSPKRVGDFSGSDSDKQIHGAGCWSSDKAEHVPIKKRRNLLQTSLAQSRNPSIDCEDSLSPQSLLATPMPSEDSEQISIYSHSSDNWSSDPRSSGRALRFDRKAARKVGLSDRLVDAKSSKVATGKLYNSEDFLGIALLADAACTNDKDGDLDNAKEAHAMVACATPGGFAGSTPHPKDISALKELTDPGRGDMMHGSNMEASTINESAVALKGFADFKEPSVVSRPVSPKVDRIHWDLNTLMETWVQPPKDSSMENAFANGLDDGAQKEKLKIEICDKKGDFEYYKPISGHPDQNGTVYEFAEVCKLESVSVNDRISGEFGNIVSHSTKALDSLSAQRELFDELVTGDASLADSSLVKSHNASCMLVSNGLITNASDGLVLTQIRDSSVKATGFNKAALSEVPYPAKPGCENASKYIDCSDPITSEVSDTSILNVMDVESSDSNPTEKYFCHHSSKCEDLSASKASIVEGQSVTVEPMEQHDNILAIDSQMQLEGNEVISKFSDNLTFNQVENCTTSGKDSSRSCNEELQIDDTSLFARSASAFEDSHNSDISHEDHSQLISREHVTRIEVGYDSPFEDGELRGSIMYSLEDNEIKDGEDECVNYASDGRVDLDFDTSDYPSSEMVEAGSDGSQSTEKRISSTSGPRVDFMKGGSEKSFMKRQFNREDNSIGDSDGKKGLGPGSGPTTLRFSDKIGGKVDAFRKGHTSDRMAAYEFRGSYTEEISSKTNRGKLQSRIEGPLYLGVADGNSAARKYQNRPHNLIGCYNKPVREVSPDKFVGRYRSGYNSQDKGATNGQWNSSTSRNCYPNAYRDPESDNYSRHCNFENYADEFGGLNSRDHQQSIIFPSKGARRPPVRRRSSVEKDDYYDVHRRMVPMRGYRSRNGAESVSETVARGVREERYEFISGDGDLSSLHMPQYIPRGERTGSPASSRVARISLPRRRSRSTSRTPSPHSWHTQGERNLNSRRRHSRSPDIRSDARMKRTRMPFLKHGFTANYGEDFSSPTRGHCPPERSSRWIDERSFADDNSKNKWSRKNN, encoded by the exons ATGCTTAGTACTGTAAGTCCGAAAGTTGCAAAGTCTATAAATCCTGAGCTGAGTTGGAAGTCTGTGACAAAGGGAAGACGGTCTAGGAGGACAGTTGCTAGACGCCTCAATGAGGGTGTGAAGGTGATGAACAAGAGTCCCAAGAGAGTTGGAGATTTTTCAGGCTCAGATTCTGACAAG CAGATTCATGGAGCTGGCTGTTGGTCTTCTGATAAAGCTGAACATGTTCCaattaagaaaagaaggaatttGCTTCAAACTTCATTGGCGCAATCTCGAAATCCATCTATTGACTGTGAAGATTCACTATCACCACAATCTCTTCTAGCAACTCCTATGCCATCAGAAGACTCCGAGCAAATTTCGATCTATAGCCATTCATCTGATAATTGGAGTTCAGACCCACGTTCTAGTGGACGTGCGTTGAGATTTGACAGAAAGGCAGCCCGTAAGGTTGGTCTTAGTGATAGATTGGTAGATGCTAAAAGTTCTAAGGTTGCTACTGGGAAACTTTATAATTCAGAAGACTTCTTGGGAATTGCGCTTTTAGCTGATGCTGCTTGCACTAATGACAAGGATGGTGACCTTGATAATGCAAAGGAAGCACATGCTATGGTTGCATGTGCAACACCAGGGGGATTTGCTGGGTCTACTCCTCATCCGAAGGACATATCGGCCCTGAAGGAGTTGACGGATCCTGGTAGAGGAGATATGATGCATGGAAGCAACATGGAGGCCTCCACTATTAATGAATCGGCTGTTGCTCTTAAAGGTTTTGCTGACTTTAAAGAACCTTCAGTTGTAAGTAGACCAGTGTCACCAAAGGTCGACAGAATACACTGGGATCTCAACACCTTAATGGAAACATGGGTGCAACCTCCCAAGGATTCCTCTATGGAAAATGCCTTTGCCAATGGCTTAGATGATGGAGCACAGAAAGAGAAACTCAAAATagaaatttgtgataaaaaggGGGATTTTGAATACTATAAACCCATTTCTGGGCATCCTGATCAAAATGGAACAGTTTATGAGTTTGCTGAAGTATGCAAGCTTGAATCAGTCTCAGTTAATGATAGAATCTCTGGTGAGTTTGGAAACATTGTTAGCCATTCTACCAAAGCCTTGGACTCTTTATCGGCGCAAAGAGAATTATTTGATGAACTTGTCACTGGAGATGCATCATTAGCTGATTCTTCTTTAGTTAAATCACATAATGCTTCATGCATGCTTGTTTCAAATGGATTAATAACGAATGCTTCTGATGGCCTAGTTTTGACACAGATTAGAGATTCTTCTGTAAAGGCTACAGGATTTAATAAAGCTGCTTTATCTGAGGTCCCATACCCAGCAAAGCCTGGTTGTGAGAATGCCTCTAAATACATTGACTGTAGTGATCCTATAACCAGTGAAGTATCTGATACTAGTATTTTGAATGTCATGGATGTTGAAAGTTCTGATAGTAATCCTACAGAAAAATATTTCTGCCATCATTCATCCAAGTGTGAAGATTTGTCTGCATCGAAGGCCTCAATAGTTGAGGGCCAGTCTGTTACCGTTGAACCCATGGAGCAACATGACAACATTTTAgctattgattctcaaatgCAGTTAGAAGGGAATGAAGTAATTTCTAAGTTCAGTGATAACTTAACATTTAATCAAGTGGAAAACTGCACAACTTCTGGGAAGGACTCCTCAAGAAGCTGTAATGAGGAGTTGCAGATTGATGATACTAGTCTATTTGCAAGGAGTGCTTCGGCTTTTGAAGATAGCCATAATTCTGATATATCTCATGAAGATCATAGTCAACTGATTAGTCGAGAGCATGTGACTAGAATTGAGGTTGGCTATGATTCTCCATTTGAGGATGGAGAATTAAGGGGATCAATTATGTATTCTTTGGAGGACAATGAAATTAAGGATGGTGAAGATGAATGTGTTAATTATGCATCAGATGGTAGAGTTGACTTGGATTTTGATACCAGTGATTACCCATCCTCTGAAATGGTTGAAGCAGGTTCTGATGGTTCACAAAGTACAGAAAAAAGAATCTCGTCAACTAGCGGACCTAGAGTGGATTTTATGAAGGGTGGATCTGAAAAAAGCTTTATGAAGAGGCAATTCAACAGGGAGGACAATAGCATTGGTGATAGTGATGGAAAGAAAGGGTTGGGTCCTGGATCTGGACCTACAACTCTAAGGTTCAGTGATAAGATTGGAGGAAAAGTAGATGCTTTTAGAAAAGGACATACATCTGATCGCATGGCAGCATATGAATTCAGAGGGTCATACACGGAGGAAATTAGTTCAAAGACAAACAGAGGGAAGCTACAGTCACGTATTGAAGGACCGCTATATTTGGGTGTGGCAGATGGGAATAGCGCTGCACGAAAGTACCAAAACAG GCCCCATAACCTTATTGGTTGTTACAATAAGCCTGTAAGAGAAGTTAGTCCAGATAAATTCGTTGGTAGATATCGATCTGGTTATAATTCACAAGACAAAGGGGCAACGAATGGCCAGTGGAATAGCTCGACTTCAAGAAATTGCTACCCAAATGCTTATCGTGACCCTGAGAGTGATAACTACTCAAGGCACtgcaattttgaaaattatgcTGACGAGTTTGGTGGGTTAAACTCTCGAGATCATCAGCAATCAATAATTTTTCCCTCAAAAGGTGCGCGCAGGCCACCTGTGAGGAGGAGATCATCTGTTGAAAAGGATGACTATTATGATGTCCATAGGAGGATGGTACCAATGAGAGGCTACCGGAGCCGCAATGGTGCTGAAAGTGTCTCTGAGACGGTTGCAAGAGGTGTAAGGGAAGAAAGGTATGAGTTTATATCTGGTGATGGTGATTTATCTTCTCTACACATGCCTCAGTATATACCCAGAGGAGAAAGAACTGGTTCTCCAGCTTCAAGTAGAGTAGCTCGTATTTCACTGCCGAGGAGGAGATCTCGTTCAACATCTAGAACACCTTCTCCCCATTCGTGGCATACACAGGGAGAACGAAACCTCAACAGCAGAAGAAGGCATAGTAGATCTCCAGATATAAGGTCTGATGCCAGAATGAAGCGAACGAGAATGCCCTTCCTGAAACATGGTTTTACAGCCAATTATGGTGAAGATTTCTCATCTCCAACAAGAGGCCACTGCCCCCCTGAACGAAGTTCTAGATGGATAGATGAGAGAAGTTTTGCAGATGACAATTCAAAGAATAAGTGGTCTCGTAAAAATAATTAG
- the LOC125858275 gene encoding uncharacterized protein LOC125858275 isoform X2 translates to MLSTVSPKVAKSINPELSWKSVTKGRRSRRTVARRLNEGVKVMNKSPKRVGDFSGSDSDKIHGAGCWSSDKAEHVPIKKRRNLLQTSLAQSRNPSIDCEDSLSPQSLLATPMPSEDSEQISIYSHSSDNWSSDPRSSGRALRFDRKAARKVGLSDRLVDAKSSKVATGKLYNSEDFLGIALLADAACTNDKDGDLDNAKEAHAMVACATPGGFAGSTPHPKDISALKELTDPGRGDMMHGSNMEASTINESAVALKGFADFKEPSVVSRPVSPKVDRIHWDLNTLMETWVQPPKDSSMENAFANGLDDGAQKEKLKIEICDKKGDFEYYKPISGHPDQNGTVYEFAEVCKLESVSVNDRISGEFGNIVSHSTKALDSLSAQRELFDELVTGDASLADSSLVKSHNASCMLVSNGLITNASDGLVLTQIRDSSVKATGFNKAALSEVPYPAKPGCENASKYIDCSDPITSEVSDTSILNVMDVESSDSNPTEKYFCHHSSKCEDLSASKASIVEGQSVTVEPMEQHDNILAIDSQMQLEGNEVISKFSDNLTFNQVENCTTSGKDSSRSCNEELQIDDTSLFARSASAFEDSHNSDISHEDHSQLISREHVTRIEVGYDSPFEDGELRGSIMYSLEDNEIKDGEDECVNYASDGRVDLDFDTSDYPSSEMVEAGSDGSQSTEKRISSTSGPRVDFMKGGSEKSFMKRQFNREDNSIGDSDGKKGLGPGSGPTTLRFSDKIGGKVDAFRKGHTSDRMAAYEFRGSYTEEISSKTNRGKLQSRIEGPLYLGVADGNSAARKYQNRPHNLIGCYNKPVREVSPDKFVGRYRSGYNSQDKGATNGQWNSSTSRNCYPNAYRDPESDNYSRHCNFENYADEFGGLNSRDHQQSIIFPSKGARRPPVRRRSSVEKDDYYDVHRRMVPMRGYRSRNGAESVSETVARGVREERYEFISGDGDLSSLHMPQYIPRGERTGSPASSRVARISLPRRRSRSTSRTPSPHSWHTQGERNLNSRRRHSRSPDIRSDARMKRTRMPFLKHGFTANYGEDFSSPTRGHCPPERSSRWIDERSFADDNSKNKWSRKNN, encoded by the exons ATGCTTAGTACTGTAAGTCCGAAAGTTGCAAAGTCTATAAATCCTGAGCTGAGTTGGAAGTCTGTGACAAAGGGAAGACGGTCTAGGAGGACAGTTGCTAGACGCCTCAATGAGGGTGTGAAGGTGATGAACAAGAGTCCCAAGAGAGTTGGAGATTTTTCAGGCTCAGATTCTGACAAG ATTCATGGAGCTGGCTGTTGGTCTTCTGATAAAGCTGAACATGTTCCaattaagaaaagaaggaatttGCTTCAAACTTCATTGGCGCAATCTCGAAATCCATCTATTGACTGTGAAGATTCACTATCACCACAATCTCTTCTAGCAACTCCTATGCCATCAGAAGACTCCGAGCAAATTTCGATCTATAGCCATTCATCTGATAATTGGAGTTCAGACCCACGTTCTAGTGGACGTGCGTTGAGATTTGACAGAAAGGCAGCCCGTAAGGTTGGTCTTAGTGATAGATTGGTAGATGCTAAAAGTTCTAAGGTTGCTACTGGGAAACTTTATAATTCAGAAGACTTCTTGGGAATTGCGCTTTTAGCTGATGCTGCTTGCACTAATGACAAGGATGGTGACCTTGATAATGCAAAGGAAGCACATGCTATGGTTGCATGTGCAACACCAGGGGGATTTGCTGGGTCTACTCCTCATCCGAAGGACATATCGGCCCTGAAGGAGTTGACGGATCCTGGTAGAGGAGATATGATGCATGGAAGCAACATGGAGGCCTCCACTATTAATGAATCGGCTGTTGCTCTTAAAGGTTTTGCTGACTTTAAAGAACCTTCAGTTGTAAGTAGACCAGTGTCACCAAAGGTCGACAGAATACACTGGGATCTCAACACCTTAATGGAAACATGGGTGCAACCTCCCAAGGATTCCTCTATGGAAAATGCCTTTGCCAATGGCTTAGATGATGGAGCACAGAAAGAGAAACTCAAAATagaaatttgtgataaaaaggGGGATTTTGAATACTATAAACCCATTTCTGGGCATCCTGATCAAAATGGAACAGTTTATGAGTTTGCTGAAGTATGCAAGCTTGAATCAGTCTCAGTTAATGATAGAATCTCTGGTGAGTTTGGAAACATTGTTAGCCATTCTACCAAAGCCTTGGACTCTTTATCGGCGCAAAGAGAATTATTTGATGAACTTGTCACTGGAGATGCATCATTAGCTGATTCTTCTTTAGTTAAATCACATAATGCTTCATGCATGCTTGTTTCAAATGGATTAATAACGAATGCTTCTGATGGCCTAGTTTTGACACAGATTAGAGATTCTTCTGTAAAGGCTACAGGATTTAATAAAGCTGCTTTATCTGAGGTCCCATACCCAGCAAAGCCTGGTTGTGAGAATGCCTCTAAATACATTGACTGTAGTGATCCTATAACCAGTGAAGTATCTGATACTAGTATTTTGAATGTCATGGATGTTGAAAGTTCTGATAGTAATCCTACAGAAAAATATTTCTGCCATCATTCATCCAAGTGTGAAGATTTGTCTGCATCGAAGGCCTCAATAGTTGAGGGCCAGTCTGTTACCGTTGAACCCATGGAGCAACATGACAACATTTTAgctattgattctcaaatgCAGTTAGAAGGGAATGAAGTAATTTCTAAGTTCAGTGATAACTTAACATTTAATCAAGTGGAAAACTGCACAACTTCTGGGAAGGACTCCTCAAGAAGCTGTAATGAGGAGTTGCAGATTGATGATACTAGTCTATTTGCAAGGAGTGCTTCGGCTTTTGAAGATAGCCATAATTCTGATATATCTCATGAAGATCATAGTCAACTGATTAGTCGAGAGCATGTGACTAGAATTGAGGTTGGCTATGATTCTCCATTTGAGGATGGAGAATTAAGGGGATCAATTATGTATTCTTTGGAGGACAATGAAATTAAGGATGGTGAAGATGAATGTGTTAATTATGCATCAGATGGTAGAGTTGACTTGGATTTTGATACCAGTGATTACCCATCCTCTGAAATGGTTGAAGCAGGTTCTGATGGTTCACAAAGTACAGAAAAAAGAATCTCGTCAACTAGCGGACCTAGAGTGGATTTTATGAAGGGTGGATCTGAAAAAAGCTTTATGAAGAGGCAATTCAACAGGGAGGACAATAGCATTGGTGATAGTGATGGAAAGAAAGGGTTGGGTCCTGGATCTGGACCTACAACTCTAAGGTTCAGTGATAAGATTGGAGGAAAAGTAGATGCTTTTAGAAAAGGACATACATCTGATCGCATGGCAGCATATGAATTCAGAGGGTCATACACGGAGGAAATTAGTTCAAAGACAAACAGAGGGAAGCTACAGTCACGTATTGAAGGACCGCTATATTTGGGTGTGGCAGATGGGAATAGCGCTGCACGAAAGTACCAAAACAG GCCCCATAACCTTATTGGTTGTTACAATAAGCCTGTAAGAGAAGTTAGTCCAGATAAATTCGTTGGTAGATATCGATCTGGTTATAATTCACAAGACAAAGGGGCAACGAATGGCCAGTGGAATAGCTCGACTTCAAGAAATTGCTACCCAAATGCTTATCGTGACCCTGAGAGTGATAACTACTCAAGGCACtgcaattttgaaaattatgcTGACGAGTTTGGTGGGTTAAACTCTCGAGATCATCAGCAATCAATAATTTTTCCCTCAAAAGGTGCGCGCAGGCCACCTGTGAGGAGGAGATCATCTGTTGAAAAGGATGACTATTATGATGTCCATAGGAGGATGGTACCAATGAGAGGCTACCGGAGCCGCAATGGTGCTGAAAGTGTCTCTGAGACGGTTGCAAGAGGTGTAAGGGAAGAAAGGTATGAGTTTATATCTGGTGATGGTGATTTATCTTCTCTACACATGCCTCAGTATATACCCAGAGGAGAAAGAACTGGTTCTCCAGCTTCAAGTAGAGTAGCTCGTATTTCACTGCCGAGGAGGAGATCTCGTTCAACATCTAGAACACCTTCTCCCCATTCGTGGCATACACAGGGAGAACGAAACCTCAACAGCAGAAGAAGGCATAGTAGATCTCCAGATATAAGGTCTGATGCCAGAATGAAGCGAACGAGAATGCCCTTCCTGAAACATGGTTTTACAGCCAATTATGGTGAAGATTTCTCATCTCCAACAAGAGGCCACTGCCCCCCTGAACGAAGTTCTAGATGGATAGATGAGAGAAGTTTTGCAGATGACAATTCAAAGAATAAGTGGTCTCGTAAAAATAATTAG